In one window of Nothobranchius furzeri strain GRZ-AD chromosome 11, NfurGRZ-RIMD1, whole genome shotgun sequence DNA:
- the snx10a gene encoding sorting nexin-10A, with the protein MEEFAPKMDGLLENLSKAEFVGICVQDPRLHKDDHWHTHVDYEICLHTNSMCFRKKTSCVRRRYSEFVWLRHCLAQNGLMIELPKLPPWNPFFCLKNRQQVDQRMKGLQEFLEIVLQNPLLLSDSHLHLFLQSDLSISRIERCALGKTRYTVAEAIQRSRCGYAASLEDKTSFDSDYESSVSSGLSIDTTVEERPFLRYPETDL; encoded by the exons ATGGAAG AATTTGCACCAAAAATGGATGGTCTTCTGGAGAATCTGTCTAAAGCT GAATTCGTCGGCATTTGCGTTCAAGATCCCAGACTCCACAAAGACGATCACTGGCACACGCATGTCGACTATGAGATTTGTCTACAT ACAAACAGCATGTGTTTTCGGAAGAAGACTTCCTGTGTCAGACGCCGTTACAGTGAGTTTGTTTGGCTGCGGCACTGTTTGGCTCAGAACGGCCTGATGAT AGAGCTGCCTAAGCTGCCGCCCTGGAACCCGTTTTTCTGTCTGAAGAACAGGCAGCAGGTGGACCAAAGGATGAAGGGCCTGCAGGAGTTCTTGGAGAT TGTTCTTCAGAATCCCTTGCTGTTATCCGACAGTCATCTCCATCTGTTCCTCCAGTCGGACCTGAGCATCTCTAGGATTGAACGGTGTGCTCTTGGTAAAACCAGGTACACGGTGGCTGAAGCCATTCAGCGTTCCCGCTGTGGGTACGCCGCCAGTTTAGAGGACAAGACTTCCTTTGACTCAGACTATGAAAG CTCTGTGTCATCGGGGCTCAGCATCGACACCACGGTGGAAGAAAGGCCCTTCCTCCGCTACCCTGAGACAGATCTGTAA